TGTCCGGCTCGGCCCCGAACTTGCTGCCAAAGTCATAGGCCGCGCCCGCCACCGGCAGGGCAAAGCGTACCGCGATCTCGCAGCTCTTGGGCACATCCGCGAGCTTGTCCAGCTCGCTTGGTTCATCCACCGACCAGCTGGCCACACCATGGGCGATGCCCGCCGCTATCTCCACATCCGAACGTACCGGGTTGTTGTAATGCATCACCGCATCCGGGCTGGCCGCGCGCACCGCGTCCATTTCCGCAGGCGAGGCCACGTCAAAAGCCGTGATCCCAGCTGCCACCAGATTGGACAACACCGCCGGATGCGGGTTGGCCTTCACAGCATAGGTCACCAGCCCCGGAAACCCGTGCTGAAACCGGTTCGCCACCTCATGCAGCACCCGCGGCGAGAAATACAGGATCGGGTGATCCGGTGTACTGCGCGCCAGATGGGTTTCAGGGGAAAGCCAGAGAGGTGGGATCTGCTGCATGGATATCGACCTTATTTGGTGTTTTTACCAGTTTCCGCCAAAACGTCGTCGATTCCGCTCGTCACTTTGCCTATAGTGACGAAAAATAACGTCATAACGTAGGCCAGACATGCAGACCGACGAAACCGACCAAAACCTCCTGACGCTCCTGCGGGAAAACGCCCGCCGCCCGGTTGCAGATCTGGCGCGGCGTCTGGGCCTTGCGCGCACCACCGTTCAGGCGCGGATCGAACGGTTGGAAAGTTCCGGCGTGATCAGCGGCTATACGCTGCGCACCTCGGCGCAGGCGCGCCCGCCCCTGCAGGCAACGGTGCTGATCTCGATTGAACCGCGCTCTGGCCCGGAGGTTCTGGCCCGACTGCGCGGTTTGCCGGGCGTCGAAGTGGTGCATACCACCTCGGGACGCTTTGACCTCTTGGCGCAGGTGGTGGCGCAGACCACGACCGAACTGGACGAGACCATTGATCGCATCGGCGAGGCGCGCGGCGTGCGTTCCTCCGAGAGCCTGATCCATCTGGCCACCAAACTGGACCGCACCGGCCAGTAGATAGCCCCGCGCCAGTAGATTGCACACGAAGGGCTGACCAGCTGACACGCCTGCTGCAATATTCATGTCGCAAAAACTCGTGCGCCCGGCCACCCCTGCGGTATCCGCATCAAGGGTGCCCGGGCGGCTTAAAACCATAGGCATCGGCGAACAGGACCCGAGGGAGGTCCAGTGGACAAAGGCGGCTTGGAACTCCACCCCGGTTGATCGGGCGCGACATCACTCACTGTCATCTGCATCCCGATATCCCCACCACTCACCGTGCAGGATTAACCTTAAAACGTCGTTATCGCCGGGATCGTTCCATATTATTTTTGATATTCTCAGGATCCATACCGTCCCCCCGTTGGCAGGCCCGCCTATCGAGACTTTCCCTTTGCCGCACCATTCGGTATGGGATGACCCGATCAGATAGATACGCAGGCAGGACATTCCGATGGCGATGGACAAGACATTTAACGCAGCCGAAGCTGAAGCCCGGCTTTCCGAGGCCTGGGATGAAGCAGGCTGTTTCCGCGCGGGCGCAAATGCCAAGCGCAGCGAAACCTACAGCGTTATGATCCCGCCTCCGAATGTCACCGGCGTCCTGCACATGGGCCATGCCTTCAACAACACGCTGCAGGACATCCTGATCCGCTGGAAACGCATGCAGGGGTTTGACACGCTTTGGCAGCCCGGCACCGACCACGCCGGTATCGCCACCCAGATGGTGGTGGAGCGTGAGCTGGCTAAGGAAGGCAAAAAGCGCACCGACTTCTCCCGCCCCGAGTTTCTGGAGAAAATCTGGGAGTGGAAAGAACACTCCGGCGGCACCATCATCAACCAGCTGAAGCGTCTCGGTGCCTCCTGTGATTACGACCGCACCGCCTTCACCATGGCGGGCGCGCAGGGCGACACCCGCACCGGACACGAAAATTCCCCGAATTTCCATGACGCCGTCATCAAGGTCTTTGTGGAGATGTACAACAAGGGCCTGATCTACCGCGGCAAGCGGCTGGTGAACTGGGACCCGCATTTTGAAACCGCGATCTCCGACCTTGAGGTGGAGAATATCGAGGTCGCAGGCCACATGTGGCACTTCAAATACCCGCTCGCCGGTGGGGCCACCTACACCTATGTGGAGAAAGACGAAGACGGCAACGTCAC
The nucleotide sequence above comes from Phaeobacter inhibens DSM 16374. Encoded proteins:
- a CDS encoding Lrp/AsnC family transcriptional regulator, with protein sequence MQTDETDQNLLTLLRENARRPVADLARRLGLARTTVQARIERLESSGVISGYTLRTSAQARPPLQATVLISIEPRSGPEVLARLRGLPGVEVVHTTSGRFDLLAQVVAQTTTELDETIDRIGEARGVRSSESLIHLATKLDRTGQ